One Lentibacillus cibarius DNA window includes the following coding sequences:
- the hemW gene encoding radical SAM family heme chaperone HemW, translated as MKAQSVYIHIPFCQQICHYCDFTKFFYDEQSATDYIEALTNEIETTIEGKKNQVQTIFIGGGTPTVLNMDQLQSLMQLITRKFDIDNCQEFSIEANPGDFDEEKIKLLNSFGVNRVSLGVQVFDDEMLEQLGRLHRVKDVYRTVELLQRNGFYNISLDLIYALPSQTVEQFQQTLDEAIAFGLPHYSAYALQIEPKTVFYQRYKKGKLHRPPQEDEVQMYEMLKDTMRKYGLNQYEISNFARPGFESRHNLTYWNNEHYYGFGAGAHGYLPGVRTGNIRPLPAYMKQAMENGKPILNAEEIGKREMIEEEMFLGLRKMSGVNRDLFREKFGFPYEALYGDVISMLVQKGLLINEGNNLRLTDQGVLFGNEVFEKFLLEETDLDHVR; from the coding sequence ATGAAAGCACAATCCGTCTATATCCATATTCCGTTCTGTCAGCAAATTTGTCATTACTGTGATTTTACGAAGTTCTTTTATGATGAGCAATCAGCGACAGACTATATAGAAGCGTTAACAAATGAGATTGAAACAACCATTGAAGGCAAAAAAAATCAAGTACAAACTATTTTTATAGGCGGCGGTACACCGACAGTTCTGAATATGGACCAGTTGCAGTCACTCATGCAATTAATCACCAGGAAATTCGACATTGACAACTGTCAAGAATTCTCGATTGAGGCGAATCCAGGTGATTTTGATGAAGAGAAAATAAAACTATTGAACAGTTTTGGTGTCAATCGAGTGTCATTAGGGGTACAAGTATTTGATGATGAAATGCTGGAGCAACTTGGGCGGCTCCATCGGGTGAAAGATGTTTACCGTACAGTCGAATTGCTGCAGCGGAATGGTTTTTATAACATTAGTCTTGATCTTATCTATGCTCTGCCAAGCCAGACAGTGGAACAGTTCCAGCAAACGCTGGATGAGGCAATCGCATTCGGGCTCCCTCACTATTCGGCATACGCACTGCAAATTGAGCCGAAAACCGTCTTCTATCAGCGGTATAAAAAAGGGAAGTTGCATCGTCCTCCACAGGAAGATGAAGTGCAAATGTATGAAATGTTAAAAGACACCATGCGCAAATATGGATTGAACCAATATGAAATCAGCAACTTTGCCCGACCGGGATTTGAAAGTAGGCATAATTTAACTTATTGGAATAATGAACATTATTACGGTTTTGGGGCTGGAGCGCATGGCTATCTTCCCGGTGTCCGTACAGGAAATATCCGACCGCTGCCTGCATATATGAAGCAGGCAATGGAAAACGGCAAGCCGATTTTAAATGCAGAGGAAATTGGCAAGCGGGAAATGATTGAAGAGGAGATGTTCCTTGGGCTCAGGAAGATGAGTGGGGTGAACAGGGATTTATTCCGGGAAAAATTCGGATTCCCTTATGAAGCCCTTTATGGAGATGTTATTAGCATGCTTGTCCAGAAAGGCTTACTAATTAATGAAGGAAATAATCTACGCTTGACTGATCAAGGTGTATTGTTCGGAAATGAAGTTTTCGAGAAATTTTTATTGGAAGAGACTGACTTGGATCATGTTCGTTGA